The Glycine max cultivar Williams 82 chromosome 12, Glycine_max_v4.0, whole genome shotgun sequence genome window below encodes:
- the LOC100801529 gene encoding uncharacterized protein, translated as MSDERSKPWNIYPSSNPGPSQTGVDEEAPWKSLGTSMSAISFGFVATAILISMFLIMAIFEHLFKPTSQFSTPESMLRRYQIQDHPGKHGNAQSVPAASNFSVLMPGQQYPTYIAQPAPLLPSQREGVYWPSHDHHFVFN; from the exons aTGAGCGATGAAAGATCAAAGCCATGGAACATATATCCGTCCTCAAACCCTGGCCCATCACAAACAGGAGTTGATGAGGAAGCACCATGGAAAAGCTTAGGGACATCCATGAGTGCtatttcttttggttttgttgccACGGCCATTTTGATTTCAATGTTTCTTATAATGGCCATATTTGAACATTTGTTCAAACCCACCTCACAATTTTCCACGCCAGAATCTATGCTGCGACGCTATCAGATTCAGGACCACCCCGGAAAACATGGAAATGCACAATCA GTTCCAGCAGCATCTAATTTCTCAGTCTTAATGCCAGGGCAGCAGTATCCTACCTACATCGCCCAACCTGCTCCCCTGCTACCTTCTCAAAGGGAAGGGGTTTATTGGCCTTCTCATGATCATCactttgtatttaattaa
- the LOC102666048 gene encoding protein MAIN-LIKE 1-like — protein sequence MVRTRGLGRALGRVIGRALGREDHHDSDDVPQRRRPTASARRQWEAAPIVEDVLDMTEDVLAHGVEAVDGAEGFAVDNAKGFPGGSRDPSVLTEYGDHVGVSIWNGELSSHGRKVDKFGRPAPEIEGLVTATGLSPLIACSVDTGDQGVISAFMERWHKETSSFHLPVGELTITLDDVASLLHLPIIGTFHSFEPLHVDEAVLMLVELLEVSGEEARAEKNVMGHTYTYRGYEIFIRGDSGSYAWGAAALVHMYDHLNNACKSDGRQLAGYITLLQIYEHFSSIADCVTDLDYDEMSPHACRWLTTKAYSKGFPALTYWTRIDGLTIPDVC from the exons atggttagaaccAGGGGGTTAGGTCGTGCCCTAGGTAGGGTTATAGGCAGAGCCCTAGGGAGAGAGGATCATCATGATTCAGATGATGTTCCCCAGCGACGAAGGCCTACAGCATCCGCTCGTAGGCAATGGGAAGCTGCCCCTATTGTTGAGGATGTTCTTGATATGACTGAGGACGTACTTGCACATGGTGTAGAAGCTGTTGATGGTGCTGAGGGATTTGCTGTTGATAATGCTAAGGGATTTCCAGGTGGGTCGCGTGACCCATCAGTGCTAACTGAGTATGGTGACCATGTTGGAGTGAGCATATGGAATGGAgag ttatcctcccatggaaggaagGTTGATAAATTTGGGAGGCCTGCTCCAGAAATTGAAGGGCTAGTCACTGCCACAGGACTAAGTCCTTTGATCGCATGTTCAGTAGACACTGGCGATCAGGGAGTTATATCCGCTTTTATGGAGAGGTGGCACAAGGAAACTAGCAGTTTCCATCTTCCTGTTGGAGAGCTGACCATCACGCTGGATGATGTGGCATCTTTGCTTCATCTTCCAATCATAGGCACCTTCCATAGCTTTGAGCCTCTGCATGTCGACGAAGCGGTGTTGATGTTGGTGGAGTTGCTTGAAGTCTCAGGAGAGGAAGCTAGAGCTGAGAAAAATGTCATGGGACATACGTACACCTATCGTGGCTACGAGATATTTATCAGAGGAGAT AGTGGAAGCTATGCGTGGGGAGCTGCCGCCCTAGTGCATatgtatgatcatttgaataatgCTTGTAAGAGCGACGGCCGACAGCTTGCTGGTTACATCACTCTATTGCAg ATATATGAGCATTTTTCCTCTATTGCTGACTGCGTCACTGATCTAGACTATGATGAGATGTCACCACATGCCTGCCGGTGGCTTACTACGAAGGCTTATTCGAAGGGATTCCCAGCATTGACGTACTGGACACGTATAGATGGACTGACGATTCCTGATGTATGCTAG